The Kitasatospora sp. NBC_00374 genome has a segment encoding these proteins:
- a CDS encoding HU family DNA-binding protein, which produces MNKAQLVEAVAEQLGGRKAAAEAVDAVLDTMVRAVVAGDRVSVTGFGTFEKVERSARFARNPQTGERVKVKKTAVPRFRPGQGFKDLVSGAKKLPKEGPSVKKAPKGSLTPGKSGTTAAVKRAATKRAAAAAAAAPAAAKKTAARKATTTAKKATAVKKTTTARSTASKATAAKTTAAKTTAAKTTAAKTTAAKTTAAKTTAAKKATPAKTAAAKKATPAKKTTAVAKKTAPAKKTATRKTTARKATAK; this is translated from the coding sequence GTGAACAAGGCTCAGCTTGTCGAAGCGGTGGCCGAGCAGCTGGGCGGTCGCAAGGCTGCCGCAGAGGCCGTCGACGCAGTGCTCGACACCATGGTGCGTGCCGTTGTGGCAGGAGACCGCGTGTCGGTCACCGGTTTCGGCACCTTCGAGAAGGTGGAGCGCTCCGCGCGCTTCGCCCGTAACCCGCAGACCGGTGAGCGGGTCAAGGTCAAGAAGACCGCGGTTCCGCGCTTCCGTCCCGGCCAGGGCTTCAAGGACCTGGTCTCCGGCGCCAAGAAGCTGCCGAAGGAAGGCCCCTCGGTGAAGAAGGCCCCCAAGGGCTCCCTCACCCCGGGCAAGAGCGGCACCACCGCCGCCGTGAAGCGCGCCGCCACCAAGCGCGCCGCTGCCGCCGCCGCTGCGGCTCCGGCCGCGGCCAAGAAGACGGCCGCCCGCAAGGCGACCACCACCGCGAAGAAGGCCACGGCGGTCAAGAAGACCACCACCGCCCGCTCCACGGCGTCCAAGGCCACCGCGGCGAAGACCACGGCGGCCAAGACCACGGCGGCGAAGACCACCGCGGCCAAGACGACGGCGGCCAAGACCACCGCGGCGAAGACCACCGCGGCGAAGAAGGCCACCCCCGCCAAGACCGCGGCGGCCAAGAAGGCCACCCCCGCCAAGAAGACGACGGCAGTGGCCAAGAAGACCGCTCCGGCGAAGAAGACCGCCACGCGCAAGACCACCGCGCGCAAGGCCACCGCCAAGTAG
- a CDS encoding GntR family transcriptional regulator, producing the protein MPSEEPPYLRIADDLRHRVAGGEWRVGERLPSRAQLALSYRVGANVLQRAQELLIVEGVLEGRAGSGTYVRVPAERRPMVRSRLRGDDGRTARPPLRPGLDERTPAGTWDAHSFARTPAPPRIAVRLGIEPGDPTVRTCYEFLTDGRPVQTAESWEPMAVTGGTPVLLPELGPLAGRGVVERMASIGIVVDRVVERPRPARATQEQAHLLGISAGDLVTLIERTSYDPDGRAVETADLVVPDSRWEIVYELPVQGH; encoded by the coding sequence ATGCCTTCGGAGGAGCCCCCGTACCTGCGGATCGCCGACGACCTGCGCCACCGGGTGGCCGGCGGCGAGTGGCGGGTCGGTGAGCGGCTGCCGTCCCGCGCCCAACTCGCCCTCAGCTACCGGGTCGGCGCGAACGTGCTGCAACGGGCGCAGGAACTGCTGATCGTCGAGGGCGTCCTGGAGGGCCGGGCCGGATCGGGGACGTACGTACGGGTGCCCGCCGAGCGCCGCCCGATGGTGCGCTCCCGTCTCCGCGGCGACGACGGCCGCACCGCCCGGCCCCCGCTGCGGCCCGGTCTCGACGAACGGACCCCGGCCGGCACCTGGGACGCCCACAGCTTCGCCCGCACCCCGGCCCCGCCGCGGATCGCCGTCCGGCTCGGCATCGAGCCCGGCGATCCGACCGTACGCACCTGCTACGAGTTCCTGACCGACGGTCGGCCGGTGCAGACCGCCGAGAGCTGGGAGCCGATGGCGGTCACCGGCGGAACCCCGGTCCTGCTGCCCGAACTGGGCCCGCTCGCCGGGCGCGGCGTGGTGGAACGGATGGCCTCGATCGGGATCGTGGTCGACCGGGTGGTGGAACGCCCCCGCCCGGCCCGGGCCACCCAGGAACAGGCCCACCTGCTCGGCATCTCGGCCGGCGACCTGGTGACGCTGATCGAGCGGACCTCCTACGACCCGGACGGCCGGGCGGTGGAGACCGCCGACCTGGTCGTGCCCGACTCCCGCTGGGAGATCGTCTACGAGCTCCCGGTCCAGGGGCACTGA
- the cofC gene encoding 2-phospho-L-lactate guanylyltransferase, with the protein MTEDTVRPAGPPTPAPSLPGRGSGASAVPRWSLVLPVKPLDLAKSRLGPFAGARRAELALAFALDTVSAALACPLVARVLVVTGDPVVAAGVAALGALVVGDEPGGRHGGLNPALAHGAARARLFAPRAPLATLSADLPALRPAELARVLAAVPPGHRAFLADTPGTGTTLLACPPGRALRPAFGPGSRDRHAADGARELPLPDVPSVRRDVDTGADLAEALALGVGPHTATVAATLV; encoded by the coding sequence ATGACCGAGGACACCGTACGCCCCGCCGGGCCGCCCACGCCCGCTCCCTCCCTGCCCGGACGCGGCAGCGGGGCTTCGGCCGTGCCCCGATGGTCACTCGTTCTGCCCGTGAAGCCGCTCGATCTGGCCAAGAGCCGGCTCGGGCCGTTCGCCGGGGCGCGACGGGCCGAGCTGGCGCTGGCGTTCGCCCTGGACACCGTCTCGGCCGCACTGGCCTGCCCCCTGGTGGCCCGGGTCCTGGTGGTGACCGGCGATCCGGTGGTGGCAGCCGGGGTCGCCGCACTCGGCGCGCTGGTGGTCGGGGACGAACCGGGCGGCCGGCACGGCGGGCTCAACCCCGCACTGGCGCACGGCGCGGCGCGAGCGCGCCTGTTCGCTCCGCGCGCCCCCCTCGCCACCCTCTCCGCCGACCTCCCCGCGCTGCGGCCCGCCGAACTCGCCCGCGTCCTGGCCGCCGTACCGCCCGGTCACCGCGCCTTCCTCGCGGACACCCCGGGAACCGGGACCACCCTGCTGGCCTGCCCGCCCGGACGGGCCCTGCGCCCGGCCTTCGGTCCCGGCTCCCGGGACCGGCACGCCGCCGACGGCGCCCGTGAACTCCCGCTCCCGGACGTGCCGTCGGTGCGCCGGGACGTCGACACCGGCGCGGACCTGGCCGAGGCGCTCGCCCTCGGCGTCGGCCCGCACACCGCCACCGTGGCCGCCACCCTGGTCTGA
- a CDS encoding lysophospholipid acyltransferase family protein, translating to MARRSYARFGNADYGIWYRFAAVLVKPVTTALVKPDWRGWEHLPKEGGFLAVVNHNSVIDPVVYAHWQYNSGRPPRILGKSQLFSVPFIGFMLRKTGQIPVFRESTDAAEAFRAAIDAVERGQCVQFYPEGTLTRDPDLWPMTGKSGAARVALMTGAPVIPVAHWGAHEIVPPYGRGGKSKFNLFPRHRVTVAAGPPVDLSRYQGKELTAQVLREATEDIMAAITDVLAGIRGELPPAERYDMRRAARERAATAAGKRERAAGEDDTEEQVQ from the coding sequence GTGGCCCGCCGCTCGTACGCCAGGTTCGGCAACGCCGACTACGGCATCTGGTACCGCTTCGCGGCCGTGCTGGTGAAGCCGGTGACCACCGCCCTGGTGAAGCCGGACTGGCGCGGATGGGAGCACCTCCCGAAGGAGGGCGGCTTCCTGGCGGTGGTGAACCACAACTCGGTCATCGACCCGGTGGTCTACGCGCACTGGCAGTACAACAGCGGGCGGCCGCCGCGGATACTCGGCAAGTCCCAGCTGTTCTCGGTGCCGTTCATCGGGTTCATGCTGCGCAAGACCGGCCAGATCCCGGTGTTCCGGGAGTCCACCGACGCGGCCGAGGCGTTCCGCGCCGCGATCGACGCGGTCGAGCGCGGCCAGTGCGTGCAGTTCTACCCGGAGGGCACGCTCACCCGGGATCCCGACCTGTGGCCGATGACCGGCAAGAGCGGCGCCGCCCGGGTCGCGCTGATGACCGGCGCGCCGGTCATCCCGGTGGCGCACTGGGGCGCGCACGAGATCGTCCCGCCCTACGGCCGGGGCGGGAAGAGCAAGTTCAACCTCTTCCCCCGGCACCGGGTGACGGTGGCCGCGGGACCGCCGGTGGACCTCAGCCGGTACCAGGGCAAGGAACTCACCGCGCAGGTGCTGCGCGAGGCCACCGAGGACATCATGGCCGCGATCACCGACGTGCTGGCCGGCATCCGTGGTGAACTTCCCCCGGCCGAGCGTTACGACATGCGCCGCGCCGCCCGGGAGCGGGCCGCGACGGCGGCCGGCAAGCGCGAGCGCGCGGCCGGCGAGGACGACACCGAGGAGCAGGTCCAGTGA
- a CDS encoding NAD(P)H-dependent glycerol-3-phosphate dehydrogenase — translation MILADAGCEVSLWGRRKELADAINQTRVNPDYLPGVRLPESVRATADPAEAMAGADFAVLVVPSQTLRENLAAWAPLLGPQTVLVSLMKGIELGTAKRMTEVLQEVAGVGPERVAVVSGPNLAREIANRQPAATVVACTDESVAKRLQTACHTPYFRPYTNTDVVGCELGGAVKNVIGLAVGMADGMGLGDNTKATLITRGLAETTRLGVALGADPLTFAGLAGMGDLVATCSSPLSRNHTFGTNLGRGMTLEQAVAATSQTAEGVKSCESVLDLARRSGVDMPIVEAVVDVVHNGRPTREVLKGLMARSAKPERR, via the coding sequence ATGATCCTGGCCGACGCCGGTTGCGAGGTCTCCCTGTGGGGCCGCCGCAAGGAGCTCGCCGACGCCATCAACCAGACCCGCGTCAACCCGGACTACCTGCCGGGAGTCCGGCTGCCCGAGTCGGTCCGGGCCACCGCCGACCCCGCCGAGGCGATGGCGGGCGCGGACTTCGCGGTGCTGGTGGTGCCCTCGCAGACGCTGCGCGAGAACCTCGCCGCCTGGGCGCCGCTGCTCGGTCCGCAGACGGTGCTGGTCAGCCTGATGAAGGGCATCGAACTCGGCACCGCCAAGCGGATGACCGAGGTGCTGCAGGAGGTCGCCGGGGTCGGTCCCGAGCGGGTGGCCGTGGTCAGCGGGCCCAACCTGGCACGGGAGATCGCGAACCGCCAGCCGGCCGCCACCGTGGTCGCGTGCACCGACGAGTCGGTCGCCAAGCGGCTCCAGACGGCCTGTCACACGCCCTACTTCCGCCCGTACACCAACACCGACGTGGTCGGCTGCGAGCTCGGCGGCGCGGTCAAGAACGTGATCGGGCTGGCGGTCGGCATGGCCGACGGCATGGGCCTGGGCGACAACACCAAGGCCACCCTGATCACCCGCGGCCTGGCCGAGACCACCCGGCTCGGTGTCGCGCTCGGCGCCGACCCGCTCACCTTCGCCGGCCTGGCCGGCATGGGCGACCTGGTCGCCACCTGTTCCTCGCCGCTGTCCCGCAACCACACCTTCGGCACCAACCTCGGCCGCGGCATGACCCTGGAGCAGGCGGTCGCGGCGACCAGCCAGACCGCGGAGGGCGTCAAGTCCTGCGAGTCGGTGCTCGACCTGGCCCGGCGCAGCGGAGTCGACATGCCGATCGTCGAGGCCGTGGTCGACGTGGTCCACAACGGGCGTCCGACCCGCGAGGTGCTCAAGGGGCTGATGGCGCGTTCGGCCAAGCCGGAGCGCCGGTGA
- a CDS encoding D-alanine--D-alanine ligase family protein encodes MSIEKTSPNHAAKPRVAIVFGGRSSEHPISVVTAGSVLRAIDRSKYEVLPIGITHEGRWALVGDEPDRMAITDGRLPDVDQVAESTEGQVALPGSPASREVVWSEPGAAPKVLGEVDVVLPLLHGPWGEDGTLQGLLELSGVPYVGSGVLASAAGMDKEYTKRILASHGIGVGDWTVVRPREWESEQGRAAARERIAALGLPLFVKPCRAGSSMGITKVKDLAGLDAAIEEARRHDPKIIVEAGVAGREIECAVLEFEDGPRASVPAEILVGGDFEFYDFEAKYIDSSEVEIPARLDAQQTAEIRRQAVAAFEALGCEGLARVDFFLLEDGSWMVNEINTMPGFTPISAYPKMWEASGVPYPELIDRLLQAALRRPTGLR; translated from the coding sequence ATGAGCATCGAAAAGACCTCCCCGAACCACGCGGCCAAGCCGCGCGTCGCGATCGTCTTCGGCGGCCGCAGCTCCGAGCACCCCATCTCGGTCGTCACGGCCGGCAGTGTGCTCAGGGCGATCGACCGGAGCAAGTACGAGGTGCTGCCGATCGGCATCACCCATGAGGGCCGCTGGGCCCTGGTCGGGGACGAGCCCGACCGGATGGCCATCACCGACGGCCGGCTTCCCGACGTCGACCAGGTCGCCGAGTCCACCGAGGGCCAGGTCGCGCTGCCGGGCAGCCCCGCCAGCCGCGAGGTGGTCTGGAGCGAGCCGGGCGCCGCGCCCAAGGTGCTCGGCGAGGTGGACGTGGTGCTGCCGCTGCTGCACGGTCCCTGGGGCGAGGACGGCACCCTGCAGGGCCTGCTGGAGCTCTCCGGGGTGCCGTACGTCGGCTCCGGCGTGCTGGCCAGCGCGGCCGGCATGGACAAGGAGTACACCAAGCGGATCCTCGCCTCGCACGGCATCGGCGTGGGCGACTGGACGGTCGTCCGGCCCCGTGAGTGGGAGAGCGAGCAGGGCCGCGCCGCCGCCCGGGAGCGGATCGCCGCGCTCGGCCTGCCGCTGTTCGTGAAGCCCTGCCGGGCGGGTTCCAGCATGGGCATCACCAAGGTCAAGGACCTGGCCGGGCTGGACGCCGCGATCGAGGAGGCCCGCCGCCACGACCCGAAGATCATCGTGGAGGCCGGGGTCGCCGGCCGCGAGATCGAGTGCGCGGTGCTGGAGTTCGAGGACGGCCCGCGGGCCAGCGTGCCGGCCGAGATCCTGGTCGGCGGGGACTTCGAGTTCTACGACTTCGAGGCCAAGTACATCGACTCCTCCGAGGTCGAGATCCCGGCCCGGCTGGACGCCCAGCAGACCGCCGAGATCCGCCGCCAGGCCGTGGCGGCGTTCGAGGCGCTCGGCTGCGAGGGCCTGGCCCGGGTCGACTTCTTCCTGCTGGAGGACGGCAGCTGGATGGTGAACGAGATCAACACCATGCCCGGCTTCACCCCCATCTCGGCCTACCCGAAGATGTGGGAGGCCAGCGGGGTCCCGTACCCGGAGCTGATCGACCGCCTGCTGCAGGCCGCGCTGCGGCGCCCGACCGGCCTGCGGTAG
- a CDS encoding DUF3515 domain-containing protein has protein sequence MTLTSRLTTLPAPVRWLTLPAVLLTGVVVLPFVWAAPAEVTPPVPRAGAAEYCATLDRALPDTVLGHRREDPSPASPYTAAWGSSPRTVLRCGIERPGYLDDDPLKQSPEVNDVQWGMSGTPDGGYRFVTTLRKAYVEIEVPKGAYPGYTDPLGSFADAIKATVPDGL, from the coding sequence GTGACCCTGACCTCCCGCCTGACCACGCTGCCCGCCCCGGTCCGCTGGCTGACCCTGCCCGCGGTGCTGCTGACCGGGGTCGTCGTGCTGCCCTTCGTCTGGGCCGCACCCGCGGAGGTCACCCCGCCGGTGCCCCGGGCCGGGGCCGCCGAGTACTGCGCCACGCTGGACCGGGCGCTGCCCGACACGGTTCTCGGTCACCGGCGTGAGGACCCCTCCCCCGCGTCGCCGTACACCGCCGCCTGGGGCAGCTCGCCGCGGACGGTGCTGCGCTGCGGCATCGAGCGGCCCGGCTACCTGGACGACGACCCGCTGAAGCAGTCCCCCGAGGTCAACGACGTGCAGTGGGGGATGTCCGGGACGCCCGACGGCGGGTACCGCTTCGTCACCACGCTGCGCAAGGCGTACGTCGAGATCGAGGTACCCAAGGGCGCCTACCCCGGCTACACCGACCCGCTCGGCTCGTTCGCGGACGCCATCAAGGCCACCGTCCCCGACGGCCTCTGA
- a CDS encoding Lrp/AsnC ligand binding domain-containing protein, with translation MVHAYILIQTEVGKATAVAESISKIEGVLTAEDVTGPYDVIVRAAADTMDNLGRMVVAQVQQVEGITRTLTCPVVNL, from the coding sequence GTGGTCCATGCATACATCCTGATCCAGACCGAGGTGGGCAAGGCGACGGCCGTGGCCGAGTCCATCTCCAAGATCGAGGGCGTCCTCACCGCCGAGGACGTCACCGGACCGTACGACGTGATCGTCCGTGCCGCGGCCGACACGATGGACAACCTGGGACGGATGGTCGTCGCCCAGGTGCAGCAGGTCGAGGGCATCACCCGGACCCTGACCTGCCCGGTGGTGAACCTGTAA
- a CDS encoding thiamine-phosphate kinase — protein sequence MQGTVGELGEFGLIRELTARLPLTPAVELGPGDDAAVVKAPDGRVVATTDVLIEGRHFRRDWSTAYDVGRKSAAQNLADVAAMGAVPTAILLGLVAPADLPTTWATELMDGLRDECQVAGATVVGGDVVRGETITLAITALGDLQGRAPVLRSGAQVGDVVAVTGWLGWSAAGLTVLQRGFRSPRAFVEAHRRPEPPYHAGPAAADLGANAMVDVSDGLVADLGHVARASGVDIDLRAAEFDIPAQMADIGQAVGVDPLLWVLSGGEDHAIVATFPKSVQLPARWRVVGEVVRTASAARGGRVTVDGAPWDRAGGWDHFADA from the coding sequence ATGCAGGGGACCGTGGGCGAGCTCGGCGAGTTCGGACTCATCCGGGAGCTGACCGCCAGGCTGCCGCTGACCCCGGCCGTCGAACTCGGGCCGGGGGACGACGCGGCCGTCGTCAAGGCACCCGACGGCCGGGTGGTGGCCACCACGGACGTCCTGATCGAGGGACGGCACTTCCGCCGCGACTGGTCCACCGCGTACGACGTCGGCCGCAAGTCCGCCGCCCAGAACCTCGCAGACGTGGCCGCCATGGGCGCGGTGCCGACTGCGATCCTGCTCGGCCTGGTCGCCCCCGCCGACCTGCCCACGACCTGGGCCACCGAGCTGATGGACGGGCTGCGCGACGAGTGCCAGGTGGCCGGCGCCACCGTGGTCGGCGGGGACGTGGTCCGCGGCGAGACCATCACCCTGGCCATCACCGCGCTGGGCGACCTCCAGGGCCGGGCGCCGGTGCTCCGCTCCGGCGCCCAGGTCGGCGACGTGGTCGCGGTGACCGGCTGGCTGGGCTGGTCGGCCGCCGGACTGACCGTGCTGCAGCGGGGATTCCGCTCGCCGCGCGCCTTCGTCGAGGCGCACCGGCGCCCGGAGCCGCCGTACCACGCCGGCCCCGCCGCCGCCGACCTCGGCGCCAACGCGATGGTCGACGTCAGCGACGGCCTGGTCGCCGACCTCGGCCATGTCGCCAGGGCCAGCGGGGTCGACATCGACCTGCGCGCGGCCGAGTTCGACATCCCCGCGCAGATGGCCGACATCGGCCAGGCGGTCGGCGTGGACCCGCTGCTGTGGGTGCTCTCCGGCGGCGAGGACCACGCGATCGTGGCCACCTTCCCCAAGTCCGTCCAGCTGCCCGCCCGGTGGCGGGTGGTCGGCGAGGTGGTGCGGACCGCGAGCGCGGCCCGCGGCGGCCGGGTCACCGTCGACGGCGCCCCCTGGGACCGGGCCGGCGGCTGGGACCACTTCGCCGACGCCTGA
- a CDS encoding 6-phosphofructokinase — MRIGVLTSGGDCPGLNAVIRSVVHRGTDVHGDEIVGIEDGFRGLIEGRSRVVSHDDVTGLLTLGGTILGSARVQRERIDWAIDNARILARNIGIDALIAIGGEGTLTAARMFSEAGLPVVGVPKTIDNDIDATDVTFGFDTAVHVATDAIDRLKTTAESHQRVLVVELMGRHTGWITLTAGMAGGAHGILIPEKPFDIEGVARMIEERFRRGKKFAIIAVAEGARPLPGTLRFEHGQLDQYGHQTFGGIGNRLANELEGLLGKEARPVILGHTQRGGTPTARDRVLATRFGWHAVEAVHQGTFGHFTALRGNDIRLVSIGDAVTRLKTVPEDRWSESEAVL, encoded by the coding sequence ATGCGCATCGGTGTTCTGACCAGCGGCGGCGACTGCCCCGGCCTCAACGCGGTGATCCGGTCGGTGGTCCACCGGGGCACCGACGTCCACGGCGACGAGATCGTCGGGATCGAGGACGGCTTCCGGGGCCTGATCGAGGGCCGCTCCCGGGTGGTCTCGCACGACGACGTCACCGGCCTGCTCACCCTCGGCGGCACCATCCTCGGCTCGGCCCGGGTCCAGCGCGAACGGATCGACTGGGCCATCGACAACGCCCGGATCCTGGCCCGCAACATCGGCATCGACGCGCTGATCGCGATCGGCGGCGAGGGCACCCTGACCGCCGCCAGGATGTTCAGCGAGGCCGGGCTGCCGGTGGTGGGCGTGCCCAAGACCATCGACAACGACATCGACGCCACCGACGTGACCTTCGGCTTCGACACCGCCGTCCACGTCGCCACCGACGCGATCGACCGGCTGAAGACCACCGCCGAGTCGCACCAGCGGGTCTTGGTGGTCGAGCTGATGGGCCGCCACACCGGCTGGATCACGCTGACCGCCGGGATGGCCGGTGGCGCCCACGGGATCCTCATCCCGGAGAAGCCCTTCGACATCGAGGGCGTCGCCCGGATGATCGAGGAGCGGTTCCGGCGGGGCAAGAAGTTCGCCATCATCGCCGTCGCCGAGGGCGCCAGGCCGCTGCCCGGCACGCTGCGCTTCGAGCACGGCCAGCTCGACCAGTACGGCCACCAGACCTTCGGCGGGATCGGCAACCGGCTCGCCAACGAACTGGAGGGCCTGCTCGGCAAGGAGGCGAGGCCGGTCATCCTCGGCCACACCCAGCGCGGCGGCACACCCACCGCGCGGGACCGGGTGCTCGCCACCCGGTTCGGCTGGCACGCCGTGGAGGCCGTCCACCAGGGCACGTTCGGACACTTCACCGCGCTGCGCGGCAACGACATCCGGCTGGTGTCGATCGGCGACGCCGTCACCCGGCTCAAGACCGTCCCCGAGGACCGCTGGTCGGAATCGGAGGCCGTGCTCTGA
- the thiD gene encoding bifunctional hydroxymethylpyrimidine kinase/phosphomethylpyrimidine kinase: MVSTAPSPSAPPRVLTVAGSDSGGGAGIQADLKAMLALGVHGMSVITAVTAQNSLGVQGYWELPAEAVRAQFRSVVDDIGVQAVKTGMLASVELVTVVSELLAGVDAPVVVDPVGVSKHGDALLAAEAVATVRERLLPLATLATPNLHEVTQLTGIEVAGQRDMRAAADALLALGPRWVLVKGGHLEGEAADLLVGRDGTEHWYRAPRYDNRHTHGTGCTLASSIAAELAKGGAMPDAVAAAKEYITGAIAAGFALGAGIGPVDHAWRWR, translated from the coding sequence ATGGTTTCGACAGCCCCTTCCCCCTCCGCGCCCCCCCGGGTGCTCACCGTGGCCGGTTCGGACTCCGGCGGCGGCGCCGGAATCCAGGCGGACCTCAAGGCGATGCTCGCGCTCGGCGTGCACGGCATGAGCGTGATCACCGCCGTCACCGCGCAGAACTCGCTCGGCGTCCAGGGCTACTGGGAACTGCCGGCGGAGGCCGTGCGCGCGCAGTTCCGCAGCGTGGTCGACGACATCGGGGTGCAGGCGGTGAAGACCGGCATGCTGGCCTCGGTCGAGCTGGTCACGGTGGTCTCCGAGCTGCTGGCCGGCGTCGACGCCCCGGTGGTGGTCGACCCGGTCGGGGTCTCCAAGCACGGCGACGCGCTGCTCGCGGCCGAGGCGGTGGCCACCGTACGGGAACGCCTGCTGCCGCTCGCCACCCTGGCCACGCCCAACCTGCACGAGGTGACCCAGCTCACCGGCATCGAGGTCGCCGGGCAGCGGGACATGCGGGCCGCCGCCGACGCGCTGCTCGCCCTCGGGCCGCGCTGGGTGCTGGTCAAGGGCGGCCACCTGGAGGGCGAGGCCGCCGACCTGCTGGTCGGACGGGACGGTACCGAGCACTGGTACCGCGCACCGCGCTACGACAACCGGCACACCCACGGCACCGGCTGCACCCTCGCCAGCTCGATCGCGGCCGAGCTCGCCAAGGGCGGCGCGATGCCCGACGCGGTCGCCGCCGCGAAGGAGTACATCACCGGCGCCATCGCGGCCGGCTTCGCGCTGGGCGCCGGCATCGGTCCGGTCGACCACGCCTGGCGCTGGCGCTGA
- the rpmB gene encoding 50S ribosomal protein L28, which yields MAANCDVCGKGPGFGNSISHSHRRTPRRWNPNIQTVRAVVGRTPKRLNVCTSCIKAGKVSR from the coding sequence GTGGCTGCCAACTGCGACGTCTGCGGCAAGGGGCCGGGCTTCGGCAACAGCATCTCCCACTCGCACCGCCGTACCCCTCGTCGTTGGAACCCCAACATCCAGACGGTGCGCGCTGTGGTTGGGCGGACGCCGAAGCGGCTCAACGTCTGCACCTCGTGCATCAAGGCCGGTAAGGTCTCGCGCTGA